In one window of Drosophila ananassae strain 14024-0371.13 chromosome XR, ASM1763931v2, whole genome shotgun sequence DNA:
- the LOC6502038 gene encoding trimeric intracellular cation channel type 1B.1: MDPEAFLDVANQVIKLKMFPFFDIAHSLLAALAVREDLGANAQAFSRKHPLACWLSTMLVIFAGGMVANGLLGEPILAPLKNTGQLLVGTAVWYVVFYTPFDVGYKVAKFLPVKIVASAMKEIYRAKKVYDGVGHAAKLYPNAWIIMIIIGTLKGNGAGFTKLIERLIRGAWTPTAMEFMQPSFYTKASLLASIIFVLDKKTDWISAPHALVYFGIVIFLVYFKLSSILLGIHDPFLPLENLCCAIFFGGIWDSLAKILGRGQAKDSDTKDVKKSN, translated from the exons ATGGATCCAGAGGCATTTTTAGACGTGGCCAATCAGGTCATCAAACTGAAAATGTTTCCGTTTTTTGACATTGCTCACAGTCTCCTTGCCGCGCTGGCCGTGCGCGAGGACTTGGGCGCGAACGCACAGGCATTCTCACGGAAGCACCCGCTGGCCTGCTGGCTATCAACAATGCTGGTGATCTTCGCCGGCGGCATGGTGGCCAACGGTTTGCTGGGAGAGCCAATTTTGGCTCCCCTGAAGAACACTGGGCAGTTGCTTGTGGGCACGGCTGTGTG GTACGTTGTGTTCTACACACCGTTTGATGTTGGATATAAGGTGGCAAAGTTCCTGCCCGTCAAGATAGTCGCCAGTGCCATGAAAGAGATATACCGAGCAAAAAAGGTTTACGACGGCGTAGGCCACGCGGCTAAACTTTATCCCAACGCCTGGATAATTATGATAATTATCGGCACATTGAAGGGCAATGGAGCAGGCTTCACCAAGTTGATTGAGCGCCTAATCCGCGGAGCGTGGACACCAACTGCCATGGAGTTCATGCAACCGAGCTT TTATACTAAGGCGTCATTGTTGGCCTCAATTATCTTCGTTCTGGATAAGAAGACCGACTGGATTTCGGCACCACATGCCTTGGTTTACTTTGGTATTGTAATATTTCTGGTTTACTTCAAGCTTTCGTCAATCTTGCTGGGCATCCACGATCCCTTTTTACCACTCGAAAATCTGTGTTGCGCCATCTTCTTTGGCGGCATCTGGGACAGCCTGGCCAAGATCCTCGGACGCGGCCAAGCAAAGGACAGCGACACCAAAGATGTTAAGAAGAGCAATTAA
- the LOC6502324 gene encoding negative elongation factor D yields MEVDYDDSGWQGRAKTQNNAEEIQEDNPQKTIQECLERFLTPDYIMEPGIFTQLKRYFQSGGSPEEVISMLSENYKAVAQMANLLAEWLILAGVKVTEVQAMVENHLKEMILKSFDPKKADTIFTEEGETPDWLTEMIDHYTWRSLIYRLAEEYPDCLMLNFTIKLISDAGFQSEITSISTAAQQIEVFSRVLKTSIVKFLNNPDDVHGAIQECARMVCHGQHTYVYSQVLIQVLSQEQKGGFNMKRLSQEIIKYALQNNQNVTPITMALNGSAVYPQACQALTSMLTRNTLNPADITVLYRNYSGSDPPPIDLIRNPQFLELLVDALFRAGVKINPEHKPKYMFLLAYASAVIDQPAKKRPLTERMLNKEELKSTIQAIEKAHAICNVDQGSTELIAELQTLYNCIKYPVVGVGVIRWIENVVMEPSYFKLSTDSCPTHLAVLDEVAAVHPTLQQQILFLLIRLFESKQDELEILVQLEMKKMILDRMVNLLTRGCVVPVLRYIKQCCAIEDTDISLIRYFVTEVLETITHPYSPEFVQLFLPMVENEEITGTMRGEGDNDPVSEFIVHCKAHYTTV; encoded by the exons GAAATTCAAGAGGACAACCCACAGAAAACGATACAAGAGTGCCTGGAAAGGTTTCTCACTCCCGACTATATTATGGAGCCCGGCATTTTCACGCAGCTGAAACGCTACTTTCAGTCCGGCGGGTCTCCAGAAGAAGTCATTTCAATGCTCTCGGAAAATTATAAAGCAGTAGCCCAGATGGCTAACCTATTGGCTGAATGGTTAATCCTTGCTGGTGTCAAAGTAACCGAAGTGCAGGCAATGGTGGAGAACCATCTAAAAGAGATGATCCTTAAGTCGTTTGATCCGAAGAAAGCTGACACTATATTCACAGAAGAGGGCGAGACGCCTGACTGGCTCACCGAAATGATCGATCACTACACATGGCGTTCGCTTATTTACAGGCTGGCCGAGGAGTATCCCGACTGCCTTATGCTTAATTTTACCATAAAGCTCATATCCGATGCCGGCTTCCAAAGCGAAATCACTTCCATATCAACAGCGGCACAGCAGATAGAGGTCTTTTCGCGAGTGCTCAAAACATCAATTGTCAAGTTTTTGAACAATCCCGACGACGTTCACGGTGCCATCCAAGAGTGCGCACGCATGGTCTGCCACGGTCAGCACACCTATGTTTACTCCCAAGTTCTCATCCAGGTTCTAAGTCAGGAACAGAAGGGTGGTTTCAACATGAAGCGCCTGTCACAGGAGATAATTAAATACGCCTTGCAAAA CAACCAGAATGTGACTCCTATTACGATGGCTCTTAATGGTTCCGCGGTCTACCCACAAGCTTGCCAGGCCCTGACTTCAATGTTGACCCGTAACACTCTTAACCCTGCTGATATTACAGTACTCTATCGCAACTATTCGGGTTCTGACCCGCCGCCTATCGACTTGATCCGCAACCCGCAGTTCCTGGAACTGCTAGTGGATGCTCTGTTTCGCGCTGGAGTTAAAATCAATCCAGAACACAAACCTAAGTATATGTTTCTATTAGCCTACGCGTCAGCCGTAATTGACCAACCAGCAAAAAAACGACCTCTGACCGAGCGCATGTTAAATAAGGAGGAGCTTAAGAGTACAATACAAGCAATAGAAAAAGCCCACGCAATTTGCAACGTAGACCAAGGCTCTACAGAGCTAATCGCGGAGCTTCAAACTCTGTATAACTGTATCAA ATATCCAGTAGTAGGTGTCGGTGTGATCCGGTGGATAGAAAATGTTGTTATGGAACCATCGTACTTTAAACTTTCAACGGACAGCTGTCCCACACACCTGGCAGTTCTGGACGAGGTGGCAGCCGTGCATCCCACACTTCAGCAACAGATTCTCTTCCTGCTAATTCGCCTCTTCGAATCAAAGCAGGATGAGCTGGAAATTCTTGTACAACTGGAGATGAAGAAAATGATATTGGATAGAATGGTCAATCTGCTAACACGCGGCTGCGTTGTACCTGTACTCCGGTATATTAAACAGTGCTGCGCTATTGAAGACACCGATATCTCTCTGATCCGGTACTTTGTCACCGAAGTCCTTGAGACAATTACCCATCCCTATTCTCCCGAGTTTGTGCAGCTCTTTCTGCCAATGGTTGAGAACGAGGAAATAACCGGAACGATGCGTGGTGAAGGCGATAACGATCCAGTGTCTGAGTTTATCG TTCACTGTAAGGCGCACTATACCACCGTTTGA